A genomic window from Pecten maximus chromosome 2, xPecMax1.1, whole genome shotgun sequence includes:
- the LOC117321716 gene encoding WD repeat-containing protein 31-like isoform X1, with translation MEFVTGVVRDLWGRYKGDTAQLGQGRGKEFSETADQASDMIKTYGPIHTDAVVSLAAIQSGLCLSGSKDRSVALYDYHNHRLEEKWTGHEREVTKVRYGPNCNSLFSASRDKSVKMWCRGRPSPIQTFTGHELVVTALDLNNDNRLLCTGSRDNSVRLWDVEKGECLLENNIHRNLVTDLKFIPGDNGMVQTGEDKHVRIYETKNLLVTHTFPKKQYIQMCCDVSKDGNYCLTCSNGFGGSGCEATLYDLRMKSIVHEFKGHREAIESCIFLPFNGRNLIATASRDCSVRIWDRDTKECVADTCLSGSGPLTSLICYEDSSLCVSSFHMGIFQLQFSLANGTLWPVARF, from the exons ATGGAGTTTGTTACGGGTGTGGTACGTGATTTATGGGGTCGATATAAAGG TGACACTGCCCAGCTTGGACAGGGGAGAGGAAAAGAATTTAGTGAAACCGCTGACCAAGCATCAGATATGATCAAAACCTATGGTCCTATACACACTGACGCAGTGGTCAGTTTGGCTGCTATACAGTCTGGACTTTGTTTGTCTGGCAGTAAAGACAGG AGTGTAGCTTTATATGATTATCATAATCATCGTCTGGAAGAGAAGTGGACAGGACATGAAAGGGAGGTAACAAAG GTGCGTTATGGACCAAATTGTAATAGCCTGTTCAGTGCATCCAGGGACAAATCAGTAAAGATGTGGTGTCGCGGCAGGCCCTCGCCTATCCAAACATTCACAGGACATGAACTTGTGGTCACAGCACTTGACCTCAACAATG ACAATCGTCTGTTGTGTACTGGATCTAGAGACAACAGTGTACGTCTATGGGATGTGGAAAAAGGAGAATGTCTGCTGGAAAACAACATCCACCGAAATCTG GTAACAGATTTAAAGTTTATACCAGGCGACAATGGTATGGTACAGACAGGGGAAGACAAACATGTCAG GATCTATGAAACAAAGAACCTGCTTGTGACTCACACCTTCCCCAAGAAACAGTACATCCAGATGTGTTGTGATGTCAGTAAGGACGGTAACTACTGTCTAACATGTAGCAATGGGTTCGGTGGCAGTGGCTGTGAAGCTACA CTTTATGATTTGAGAATGAAGAGTATAGTACATGAGTTCAAAGGTCACAGAGAGGCCATAGAGTCCTGTATATTCTTGCCATTTAATGGACGAAACCTTATTGCCACTGCCTCAAGGGACTGCTCTGTGCGAATATGGGACAGGGATACCAAAG AGTGTGTTGCTGACACCTGTCTCAGTGGATCCGGTCCTCTTACATCTTTAATATGTTACGAGGACAGTAG TTTATGTGTTTCCAGTTTCCATATGGGTATATTCCAACTCCAGTTTTCATTAGCTAACGGGACTCTTTGGCCTGTTGCTCGTTTCTGA
- the LOC117321716 gene encoding WD repeat-containing protein 31-like isoform X2, translating to MGDCCSKLNNSSDTAQLGQGRGKEFSETADQASDMIKTYGPIHTDAVVSLAAIQSGLCLSGSKDRSVALYDYHNHRLEEKWTGHEREVTKVRYGPNCNSLFSASRDKSVKMWCRGRPSPIQTFTGHELVVTALDLNNDNRLLCTGSRDNSVRLWDVEKGECLLENNIHRNLVTDLKFIPGDNGMVQTGEDKHVRIYETKNLLVTHTFPKKQYIQMCCDVSKDGNYCLTCSNGFGGSGCEATLYDLRMKSIVHEFKGHREAIESCIFLPFNGRNLIATASRDCSVRIWDRDTKECVADTCLSGSGPLTSLICYEDSSLCVSSFHMGIFQLQFSLANGTLWPVARF from the exons ATGGGGGACTGTTGCAGCAAATTAAATAATTCAAG TGACACTGCCCAGCTTGGACAGGGGAGAGGAAAAGAATTTAGTGAAACCGCTGACCAAGCATCAGATATGATCAAAACCTATGGTCCTATACACACTGACGCAGTGGTCAGTTTGGCTGCTATACAGTCTGGACTTTGTTTGTCTGGCAGTAAAGACAGG AGTGTAGCTTTATATGATTATCATAATCATCGTCTGGAAGAGAAGTGGACAGGACATGAAAGGGAGGTAACAAAG GTGCGTTATGGACCAAATTGTAATAGCCTGTTCAGTGCATCCAGGGACAAATCAGTAAAGATGTGGTGTCGCGGCAGGCCCTCGCCTATCCAAACATTCACAGGACATGAACTTGTGGTCACAGCACTTGACCTCAACAATG ACAATCGTCTGTTGTGTACTGGATCTAGAGACAACAGTGTACGTCTATGGGATGTGGAAAAAGGAGAATGTCTGCTGGAAAACAACATCCACCGAAATCTG GTAACAGATTTAAAGTTTATACCAGGCGACAATGGTATGGTACAGACAGGGGAAGACAAACATGTCAG GATCTATGAAACAAAGAACCTGCTTGTGACTCACACCTTCCCCAAGAAACAGTACATCCAGATGTGTTGTGATGTCAGTAAGGACGGTAACTACTGTCTAACATGTAGCAATGGGTTCGGTGGCAGTGGCTGTGAAGCTACA CTTTATGATTTGAGAATGAAGAGTATAGTACATGAGTTCAAAGGTCACAGAGAGGCCATAGAGTCCTGTATATTCTTGCCATTTAATGGACGAAACCTTATTGCCACTGCCTCAAGGGACTGCTCTGTGCGAATATGGGACAGGGATACCAAAG AGTGTGTTGCTGACACCTGTCTCAGTGGATCCGGTCCTCTTACATCTTTAATATGTTACGAGGACAGTAG TTTATGTGTTTCCAGTTTCCATATGGGTATATTCCAACTCCAGTTTTCATTAGCTAACGGGACTCTTTGGCCTGTTGCTCGTTTCTGA